The following are from one region of the Primulina eburnea isolate SZY01 chromosome 17, ASM2296580v1, whole genome shotgun sequence genome:
- the LOC140817905 gene encoding uncharacterized mitochondrial protein AtMg00860-like: MPFGLMNAPAAFIDLMNRVFKPYLDKFVVVFIDDILVYSPSVEEHREHMRITLQTLREKELYAKFRKCEFWLKSVAFLGHIISELGVSVDPKKVEAIKDWPQPKTVTEVRSFLGLAGYYRKFVKGFSSIAIPLTKLTQKNSKFIWNEACEKSFETLKSKLASTPVLVLPEDGKNFIVYSDASKGGLGCVLMQEGQLPLIEFAYNNSYHSSIQMAPYEALYGRKCRSPLYWDEVGEKAVTGPELVN, from the exons ATGCCTTTTGGCCTAATGAATGCTCCTGCAGCGTTCATAgacctgatgaatcgggtattcaaACCATATCTTGACAAGTTTGTAGTTgtcttcatagatgatatccttGTATACTCACCAAGTGTAGAGGAACATAGAGAACATATGCGTATCACTTTGCAAACACTGCGTGAGAAGGAACTCTATGCCAAATTCaggaagtgtgaattttggttaaaaAGTGTGGCGTTCCTAGGCCATATAATTTCTGAATTAGGAGTGTCAGTAGACCCTAAAAAGGTGGAGGCAATTAAGGATTGGCCACAACCAAAGACGGTGACTGAAGTAAGGAGTTTTCTAggtttagctggttactacAGAAAATTTGTAAAaggattttcttcgatagcCATTCCACTTACCAAACTTACtcagaaaaattcgaaattcattTGGAATGAAGCTTGTGAAAAGAGTTTTGAAACTCTGAAGTCAAAACTCGCATCCACACCAGTACTAGTTCTTCCCGAGGATGGTAAGAATTTCATCGTATACAGTGACGCTTCAAAGGGAGGATTAgggtgtgtgcttatgcaaGAGGGGCAG CTACCATTAATTGAGTTTGCCTACAATAACAGCTACCATAGTAGCATTCAGATGGCTCCGTACGAGGCATTATATGGCCGAAAGTGTAGATCGCCTTTgtactgggatgaagtcggagaAAAAGCTGTTACTGGACCGGAGCTTGTCAACTAA